From the Argentina anserina chromosome 3, drPotAnse1.1, whole genome shotgun sequence genome, the window AAACTTGCAGCAGTATCTTGAACATTCCAAACGGTGAACTGTATTGGTCACAGAATCCTTGAACAGGTACCCTAAATCTAAaacatcatcctcatcataaTCTAGATCTTCGTCATCATATATAATGTGCTGTCGTTCCAGTTGAGGTCTCGAGTTCTCGCATACTAGTTTACTAACATTTACACGGCAGAACTCATCACCCTTTAGCGTTCGCAGATACAAATACCAATCCAGGTTCGACATCTTCGTAATTCTCTTGTGGGAATAGCTAGCTGAATATAGGAAGACAAAACCCTAACTACTGTATATATGCTACTCCACAAGTTGGGTCTTTGTACGACTATACGTTACTGGCCTCTGTCTATACGCCCAATAAAAAGCCCAATAAACGGCCCAAAATCCCCGTGTTTGTCTGCAAGGACCAAGACTACTCTCTCGTGAGTCCTATCTCTCATCAAAGCTTTGCCGCCAGCCAAAGATCTTCACTCCAAGGTTCTGAAGGGTAAGTTCTTttccaactctctctctctctctctctctctctctctctctctctctctctctctctctctctcagttgGACTCAGTTGGGTGTTAGAAGTATAAAAATCGAATCTTTTCTTTTGAGAAAGAACTGTCGTGTAATCCATTAGAAGTATACTTGTTGTGTTTGAAAGGTTGTTTTGGTTGCATTTTTCTAGGGCTGGGCATTTGGTCCCGAAATCCCGGTCTCGTCTCTAAACTTGCAAGGACGAGGACGAGATTCATGTTTGAAAATGTACATCCCATCCTGGTCTCATTTTAAAATAACGGAACGTGATAGGATTAACTTAATAAGTCTTGTTCAATCTCGTCTCGTTCCGTATTAatataaaactaaaataactagtatatatataatgtgatTTCATCTCAACCGTTAAATTGATTAAGTAATATTAGGTTAACAACAATTACAACCCGCTAAGAGTTTATTTTACCCTTTTAAAAAGTTTATTTTGCTTTTCTAAACATTAGGTAAGCAATTGTTAATTAAGATATATAGTCTTTATTGATTATCTAGTAATGAATTTAAGCACCCATCTAAAGTTAATTAACAAGTAATATTGAACTGTGTGTATATGATAATGTATGGAGCACTACCCTCCAAACTGTTTCCATGTGTTTGATTCTCATTTTTATTTACCCACAGGAAAACACATAACTCCACGAAATGCAACCAAGGTAAGTATTCTCTTCTACATCAAATGGGACGCGAGTTATGCTAATTTTTTATGTCACATATGAGTAGCTCCTTAATAATAATCGCCTAGCATTTTAAATTGTGAAATTGGAATAATGGTAAATACATTTAAGTTATGAGCTCAAATAAAACCCACGTAAAAACGATTGAAAGTTCTACACGACTTGAAGATATGTATTAAGTATGATAAATTTGTACGTGTAAGATTgtatttaaaaataagaacgatatcaataaaaacataactaTACATTATCCCCAAGTATTTTGTGCTTCCTGCTCAATGAGGTAGCTTTTCTTGAGACTCATTATCAAAAATAGAGTAATTAAGAAAGAAAGCCGTATTAGGTAAATAGGCACCGAACGGTGTCACCCCCCCAAACAAGAACAACTGTTTGcatacttgaaatttcttAAGTTATGAGCTCAAAAATAAAACCCACATAAAAACGATTGAAAGTACTACATGACTTGAAGATATGTATTAGGTATGATAAATTTGTACGTGTAAGATTATATTTAGAGATAAGAACGATATCAATAAAAACAGAACTATACATTATCCCCAAGTATTTTGTTCTTCCTGCTCAATGAGGTAGCTTTTCCTGTAGGTTCAAGTAATTGTGGAGATAAGATAAGGTACACAATGAAGTGAATGAACAAGACTCTGTATTAGTTTCTTTCACATAGGCCACAAGAATCTCTTGTATCTTCACAATATGTACGTAAGCTTTAAACCCTGAACAGGAGGAAACTTGTTTCTCCCTTTTTCTTGCTTCCTTCCTTCCCTTTCCATATCTTTATCCAAAAGAATAGGCTGCGTTACACAAGCACGCACTTGTAGGCATGCATCGTCAGGGCTTTGTCACCGTTAGCAAAATCAATAATTTGGGGTCATCCAATTATATTGTTAAGAAAGAAAAGCAGAGACCCTTTCCGAGTTCTGTGGCATATGAAATAGTAGTCTGGTCAATAATTAGTAGCAAACTCTAAATAAATCAATTAGAAGCTGCTTCATGAAGCAGCCTTTACTGTTTTCTCCATCTCTGTATATAAGGCCAACCTAGCTCTCAAGTACTCCATCATCATCTGttatcttattcttcttcttacaaaaaaaaaatacttgcTTTCCAGACCTTCTCGATCATCAAATCAATTCTCTTCGAAGAAAAAATGGCGCTAGAGTCGATTTCGCTGATGGATAGCTTATTGAAGGTGGGGATGTTTGTGGTTGTTCAAGCCTTAGTTTATGTAATCCTTTCCAGTTCATCCAATCTCTTCTCTGAGAACAAACTCAGGTCTTTTAACAACAGCTTCAAACTTGCTCGTTCTGCTACTATCAACCGTATCCTCGCCGCCATCTCTGACGTACCCACTGGATCTACTAATGCAGATCAGTACTCACCATTATGATCTTGAGTACAAACGCACACATGTATGCATGTATCATCTCCCTCATCCGACTGTAGATTATCCATCTAATCGTGTTCCTCATTTTTCATTGTTTAAATCTTtgagttgtatatatatatatatatatatatatatatagtcagcGTATGTTTCCATTTTTTGTCTGGTTTTGAATACTGAAGCTACGCAGATCAATATTAGTGCTAGCTATTCGTGCGGCTAAACCATTATTTATATGTTACaattaaaagaaacacgccTCATTTTCTTGACCAGCACTGCAACAACTTGATGACCTAAAAGTGACCTATCTTTAACAACTTGATGACAGGATTATGAAAGCAAAATCCAAACAAATGTACGTAAGTTATCACTTATTAGTTTGGAGCTGTTGGCACTTGGCAATAACATAAACAAACCCTGAAATCAAGTTTCTAAACTATAGCTAGCTAGCCGGCCGTACAATGAAGAGAAGCAGAGAGCTAAAGAAACAAGAACAAGGAATTAAGAGAACGACATGCAAATGCAGTAGTACTAAAGCTAGCTCTCATATATAGCTATGAAATTACCATTCATCAAATACATGTATCACTGCACGTACTATGACGTATAAACCAAGTGATCGACcaggaaaacaaaaacttaaaCAGAAATTATATATAGCATGCAGTTGAGTTTAATCCTAAAGTATATATCCAGCATATGctcatataattttttttttgtggagaAAGAAAGTATGCTCATATCTAGCTAGTCATTTGGGTAATTCTTCAACCAATAATTGAATGAACCATGACGGGTCGGAGCTCGTATCTATTCCTGACCAGCTGCTTCTACGGCTGCTGTACGTGAAATACTTAGAGCATCTTCAATCAATTAGTTATTTtgcattctcaaattcaaaacttgACTTATGACATGGCAACTATAACATATTCATACTTTGACTAATCCTTAATCCAATGGAAATGTCTAATTTGAAtgagtttttaatatataattatttgggTGGAGAGGAAGATGAGGGAGCAAGCTTGTGACTGATGTGTCAACAATAGATAGTCAAATGGAGTTGTTTTTATACGGTTGGCATAGGCATAGCACATAGCATATATCCTCATCATTCGGGTCCACagctataatttttttttttggacaagaCAGCTAGAAATTTAGCTCCACCATATTGAGGACAATAAGAAGCTTCACCGATAACTGGATAAACGTTAACACTCACTCTTTTCAAATTGAATTTGTCAGCTGATGATCcaagatcatcatcatcatcatcaccacctGTTGACTCCCAAACAACAAATTATGTACCTCATCGACAGCACGCCCACAATTGTAGGCGCCCTCGGCGCACGCATATACATGGGCTGTATATATCATCATCAACTGCATCAAATAGACGAAATTGGTAGTGATCATTATTGCCAACAGTATCATCACCATTAGGGCTACCAGTACTGGCACTGGCATTGCCGATCATAAACGGATGGAGCCTAATAAGCCTGGTTTCATTACGAGGTTTGGATTGGGCATATGGCCAATACAACATTCCATTATAAGCAACACCAGGGTCTCCGCTTGCAATTCTAATGCTTTTTGGTGATGATACAATTGACTCTCTCCATTCACCTGTCTCGGAACTGAACACCTGAACAATGAACTTGGGGAAAAACTTCCAATACATTGTCGTCAATGATTCGTAAGGGAGAATTCTCACAACCTTGCACCTGTAATCCTTTTTAACATTGACAGTATTACTAGTACCATCAATGTTAGTAACATCTTCCTCGTCATAGTAGTGATCACAAATGAATCCAATTGGTACATGCGTGCAACTACGACTGGTGGGAGGAAGAGCAATCCATTGCCTTGTGCAAGGATTGCAAATGTAGAAATCACGTTGGTCACACCTATATTGAGTTCTACAGCACAGAACTAAATCGTTAGATGTCGCTACCGCATATGGCATGGCTTGTTTTCCAAACCGTAGAAACTCGTGAGTGTTTTTAACAGTGGATCTAAAATATTGGATGATGACGAATTTGTCCGATTGGGGgtgaattcctttccttctatgTCTATCAGAGAACGTGCTACTGGTGTTTTCTTATAAAATCTTTGAAGATGTAGAAAGCGTCCAACAAAAAAAGGATCAGAGATGAGATTGAGCCAACGCTTGGAAACACATTTGCATTGAAAAACGAATTCCTTGCTAGGAAGTCGACATAGGATTTCAACCAACTGAAAGTCAGGGAGATCATCGTAGCTGACAACATTTGCCGATTGTGATCTCTTCTCCCGCCGACTCAAAACACCTAATCAACATATCATGTTACACCACTTAAATCATTATATATCTATGCTTCAAAACCCTAGTTGCATCGAGCGAAATAGATCTTACCAATTTCATCCTCGTCTTTAATTGCTGCACTATCTAGCCCCTTGGTTTTTTGGGTCTTCATCTTCTGATTAATCACGAACAAAAGAAACTGATCAATGCAAGCCATGCATATTAGTTTCCTATTTGAAAAGGGAATTCAAATGCGTCTTGCACAGTAGAAGAGTATCACATAATCGATCAATATTTATAAAGCAATTGCAATATCATTAAACAAAGTTGAATACTATTACTGAAAACTTACTCCTTATATTGCTTTGGCAACGAAGAAGCTAGACCGACGGCTGCGAGTAAGTGAAAACTGGAGACgagagaaaagaagagagcCGGGGTTTGTGGATTTGGCGTTTGGGCCGTAGGTTAAGCTTTAGTTTTTGATCAAAACCCATTTGTTCAGGCCCATGTGAACCCATTTAATAATAAGGCCCATTTATGTGATACTcaagcttatatatatatatatatatatatatatatatatatataaaggaatATGACGCTACGGCGTTCTTATTATAATCGGGACGGCGTtgaattattttaaatatgttGGACATCTCAAGCTTAATTTTTCCCCATAAAAGCCTTAGGACTGTGTTGATTATCTTTGAAGATTCCCAGGATTGCACCAAGGCCGTAACATTTTTGGGTTGTCGACATGGCGGCAAGGCCTTGGTGGTCAAAGTGATCACCTTGGTGGAGTGGCTTTGTTTGTTATGGACGGATTAAGTTGATCGCGCAGTTATGAGGTTTTTTGTGGCATGGTTTAGTCGCAATTGTCTAGGCAACTTGGGGTATGACGACACTCTAGGCTACGTTAGTTT encodes:
- the LOC126789347 gene encoding uncharacterized protein LOC126789347 gives rise to the protein MALESISLMDSLLKVGMFVVVQALVYVILSSSSNLFSENKLRSFNNSFKLARSATINRILAAISDVPTGSTNADQYSPL